A part of bacterium genomic DNA contains:
- a CDS encoding S8 family peptidase, whose protein sequence is MSDLRAFFENVLYRAVSPRRFTQQSPVMPDVWIAHGMNPGHQVELLMVPDWHYTTADLARALKERLAEDRESGFEPSRFRHPKAQTAPAAVAYNQNVVVARLFFDELIRVVIPLSRWWARSVAGMRGPEDPDRLVERLSTPEGKRALARNLTAAMKGGDPRQVTPDTVWLARVVGLIAYLATPAGRKRVGRSRGDRRVGLHEDLFEEHSKLAQTVIALLEGMAAVDWEDEFPLYSVNRNRTTQATLHDSVGTIKADAARRVFKVTGKGIRWAVVDSGIDARHPAFRKFDGNGVPKRQAFARHERKSRRRAVRGGDFRNQTRIRATYDFIQIRELLGLEPQEIRNTRSKSFRELSKRYPALNLAKNRKQLISLIGDPSSQLIDWQKLELFLRVPHEPEPSYRPPVNRHGTHVAGIIAADWKGAPDNLASIDDEPADDEDALEDLYRADGDLQGIGPQIELYDLRVLDENGEGNEFAIMSALQFVRDLNNRKDFVAIHGVNLSFSIEHDVANYACGRTPVCDEANRLVASGLTVVAAAGNSGRARYMTPSGLPDEGFRTVSITDPGNAEAVITVGATHRRDPHTYGVSYFSSRGPTGDGRLKPDLVAPGEKIRSTIPDGGDDRLDGTSMAAPHVSGTAALIMARHFELIGQPQRIKEILCSTATDLGRERYFQGSGMLDILRALESI, encoded by the coding sequence ATGAGCGACCTTCGCGCCTTCTTCGAGAACGTCCTCTACCGCGCCGTATCGCCTCGACGCTTCACCCAGCAGTCCCCGGTCATGCCGGATGTCTGGATCGCCCACGGCATGAATCCGGGGCACCAGGTGGAGCTGCTGATGGTCCCCGATTGGCACTACACGACCGCGGATCTTGCCCGTGCGCTCAAAGAGCGCCTCGCCGAAGACCGCGAGAGCGGCTTCGAGCCGAGCCGGTTTCGCCACCCCAAGGCGCAAACCGCGCCCGCCGCCGTCGCCTACAACCAGAACGTGGTCGTGGCTCGACTGTTCTTCGACGAGCTCATCCGGGTGGTGATCCCGCTCAGCCGCTGGTGGGCCCGGTCGGTTGCCGGAATGCGCGGACCCGAGGATCCCGATCGCCTGGTCGAGCGCCTGTCGACCCCCGAAGGCAAGCGCGCGCTGGCGCGCAATCTCACGGCGGCCATGAAGGGCGGCGACCCCAGACAGGTGACGCCGGACACCGTCTGGCTGGCCCGGGTCGTGGGTCTGATCGCGTATCTCGCGACTCCGGCCGGCCGCAAGCGCGTCGGCAGAAGCCGGGGAGACCGACGAGTCGGTCTTCACGAGGATCTCTTCGAGGAGCACTCCAAGCTCGCCCAAACGGTGATCGCTCTGCTCGAAGGCATGGCGGCGGTGGATTGGGAAGACGAGTTCCCGCTCTACTCGGTGAACCGAAACAGGACCACGCAGGCAACGCTCCACGACTCGGTCGGGACCATCAAAGCGGACGCCGCGCGCCGCGTCTTCAAGGTCACCGGCAAAGGAATCCGCTGGGCCGTGGTCGACTCCGGAATCGACGCGCGTCACCCGGCCTTTCGGAAGTTCGACGGCAACGGCGTGCCGAAGCGCCAGGCCTTCGCCAGGCACGAACGCAAGTCTCGACGACGCGCCGTCCGCGGCGGCGACTTCCGCAACCAGACGCGCATCCGAGCCACCTACGATTTCATACAGATCCGGGAACTGCTCGGCCTCGAGCCGCAGGAGATTCGGAACACCAGATCGAAGAGCTTCCGAGAGCTCAGCAAACGCTACCCGGCTCTCAATCTGGCCAAGAACCGGAAGCAGCTGATCTCGCTGATCGGTGACCCCAGCTCTCAGCTCATCGACTGGCAGAAACTGGAACTCTTCTTGAGAGTTCCGCACGAGCCCGAGCCTTCCTACCGGCCCCCGGTCAACCGGCACGGCACTCACGTTGCCGGGATCATTGCCGCCGACTGGAAAGGCGCACCCGACAACCTGGCCTCGATCGACGACGAGCCGGCGGACGATGAAGACGCGCTCGAGGACCTCTACCGTGCCGACGGCGACCTTCAGGGCATCGGGCCGCAGATCGAGCTCTACGACCTTCGAGTCCTGGACGAGAACGGCGAGGGCAACGAGTTCGCGATCATGTCGGCGCTCCAGTTCGTGCGCGACCTCAACAACCGCAAGGACTTCGTCGCCATCCACGGCGTCAATCTGAGTTTCTCGATCGAGCACGACGTCGCCAACTACGCCTGCGGGCGCACTCCGGTCTGCGACGAGGCCAATCGGTTGGTCGCCAGCGGTCTGACGGTGGTCGCCGCGGCCGGCAACAGCGGCCGCGCCCGGTACATGACTCCTTCCGGCCTGCCCGACGAGGGTTTCCGCACCGTGAGCATCACCGACCCCGGCAACGCCGAGGCGGTGATCACGGTGGGAGCTACCCATCGGCGCGATCCGCACACCTACGGCGTCAGCTACTTCTCCAGCCGCGGGCCCACCGGCGACGGTCGTCTCAAGCCAGATCTCGTCGCACCGGGAGAGAAGATCCGGTCGACCATCCCAGACGGGGGCGACGATCGGCTCGACGGCACCAGCATGGCCGCGCCTCACGTCAGCGGCACGGCGGCCCTGATCATGGCGCGTCACTTCGAGCTCATCGGACAACCCCAGAGAATCAAAGAGATTCTCTGCTCGACGGCAACCGACCTGGGCCGCGAGCGCTATTTCCAGGGCAGTGGCATGCTCGACATCCTGCGCGCCCTGGAATCGATCTAG
- the asnB gene encoding asparagine synthase B has protein sequence MCSILGIFEIQGDPTKLRSLALRLSKLQRHRGPDWSGIFSGERAVLAHERLAIVDIEHGAQPLFSPDRGVVLAVNGEIYNHRELEAALERPYEFQTGSDCEVILALYEQRGADFLNDLSGIFAFALYDRSRDRYFIARDPIGVMPLYTGRDEQGRFYVASELKALIGTCPTIEEFPPGHYLDSSAGVPVPYYQPLWRGYCVVEGRRADLGSLRSALEDAVHRQLMCDVPYGVLLSGGLDSSILTAICHKFYRRRVEEEDRSEAWWPQLHSFAIGLEGSPDLAAASTAAAAIGTIHHEFSFTEQEGHDALNDVIHHIETYDVTTVRASTPMYLLARRIKAMGIKMVLSGEGADEIFGGYLYFHKAPDAREFHAETVRKLDQLHLFDCLRANKSLAAWGIEGRVPFLDREFLDVAMGFDAADKMVRDGRMEKHVLRQAFEGYLPDEILWRQKEQFSDGVGYSWIDSLRDLAEREIGDDAFAEAERRFQVNPPATKEAFMYRSIFETHFPGESAAACVPHGMSIACSTPTAVRWDAAFGGRADPSGRAVEGVHKDAY, from the coding sequence ATGTGCTCGATTCTGGGTATTTTTGAGATTCAGGGCGATCCGACGAAGCTGAGGAGCCTGGCACTGAGGCTCTCGAAGCTCCAGCGCCATCGGGGCCCCGATTGGAGCGGCATCTTCTCGGGTGAGCGGGCGGTCCTCGCTCACGAGCGACTGGCGATCGTGGACATCGAGCACGGGGCGCAACCGCTCTTCAGCCCCGACCGCGGTGTCGTCCTGGCGGTCAACGGCGAGATCTACAACCATCGCGAGCTGGAGGCGGCGCTCGAGCGTCCGTACGAGTTTCAGACCGGGTCCGATTGCGAGGTGATTCTGGCTCTCTACGAGCAGCGTGGGGCCGACTTCCTGAATGATCTCAGCGGCATCTTCGCGTTTGCTCTTTACGACCGGTCTCGCGATCGCTACTTCATCGCGCGCGATCCCATCGGGGTCATGCCGCTGTACACGGGTCGCGATGAGCAGGGACGATTCTACGTGGCATCGGAGCTCAAGGCCCTGATAGGGACCTGCCCGACGATTGAAGAGTTCCCGCCGGGACACTACCTGGACAGCTCCGCGGGCGTGCCGGTGCCCTACTACCAGCCCCTCTGGCGGGGCTACTGCGTCGTCGAGGGCAGGCGCGCCGATCTGGGCAGCTTGCGATCCGCGCTCGAGGACGCGGTGCATCGCCAGCTCATGTGCGACGTTCCCTACGGCGTTCTTCTGTCGGGGGGGCTGGATTCCTCCATTCTCACCGCCATCTGCCACAAGTTCTACCGGCGCAGGGTGGAAGAGGAGGACCGAAGCGAAGCCTGGTGGCCCCAGCTGCACTCATTCGCGATCGGGCTCGAAGGCTCGCCGGATCTGGCGGCGGCAAGCACTGCGGCCGCCGCCATCGGGACCATCCACCACGAGTTCTCGTTCACCGAACAGGAAGGTCACGACGCGTTGAACGATGTGATTCATCACATCGAAACCTACGACGTGACCACGGTTCGAGCCTCGACGCCGATGTACCTCCTGGCGCGGAGGATCAAGGCGATGGGCATCAAGATGGTTCTGAGCGGAGAAGGGGCGGATGAGATCTTCGGCGGCTATCTCTATTTTCACAAGGCTCCCGACGCGCGCGAGTTCCACGCCGAGACCGTGCGCAAGCTCGACCAGCTTCATCTCTTCGACTGCCTGCGTGCCAACAAGAGCTTGGCCGCCTGGGGCATCGAGGGTCGAGTGCCTTTTCTGGACCGCGAGTTCTTGGATGTCGCGATGGGATTCGACGCCGCCGACAAGATGGTGCGCGACGGCCGGATGGAGAAACACGTTCTCAGGCAGGCGTTCGAAGGCTATCTGCCGGACGAAATCCTCTGGCGCCAGAAAGAGCAGTTCTCCGACGGGGTGGGCTATTCCTGGATCGACTCGCTGCGCGACCTGGCGGAGAGAGAGATCGGCGACGACGCCTTTGCCGAGGCCGAAAGGCGATTCCAGGTCAACCCGCCGGCCACCAAGGAGGCGTTCATGTACCGTTCCATCTTCGAGACGCACTTCCCGGGCGAGTCCGCGGCGGCCTGCGTGCCCCACGGAATGAGCATCGCTTGCAGTACACCGACGGCGGTTCGCTGGGATGCCGCATTCGGCGGCCGGGCCGATCCGTCAGGGCGGGCGGTCGAGGGCGTCCACAAAGACGCGTATTGA
- a CDS encoding 8-oxo-dGTP diphosphatase, with translation MAQPARPSKLDHVDWESWSPTDLATLLFVIERDRILLIRKLRGLGAGKINGPGGRLDDGESPRQAAVREVEEELGITPLDPVERGQLRFQFVDGYSIHGFVFHATRYTGVPHATDEAIPLWTPLDAIPYEEMWADDRHWLPLLLNGTEFSGRFIFDGDDMLDFEIETYQQY, from the coding sequence ATGGCGCAGCCGGCACGACCCAGCAAGCTCGATCATGTCGACTGGGAATCCTGGAGCCCCACCGATCTGGCAACCTTGCTCTTTGTCATCGAAAGGGATCGGATCCTCTTGATTCGCAAGCTGCGCGGACTCGGAGCCGGGAAGATCAACGGCCCGGGCGGACGCCTCGACGACGGCGAAAGCCCGCGGCAAGCCGCGGTCCGAGAGGTAGAGGAAGAGCTCGGGATCACCCCGCTCGACCCGGTCGAACGCGGGCAGCTCAGATTCCAGTTCGTGGACGGCTACTCGATTCACGGCTTCGTCTTTCACGCCACCAGGTACACGGGCGTACCGCATGCGACCGACGAGGCCATTCCTCTCTGGACTCCGCTCGACGCGATTCCCTACGAAGAGATGTGGGCCGACGATCGCCATTGGCTGCCGCTGCTCCTCAACGGCACCGAATTCAGCGGTCGCTTCATCTTCGACGGCGATGACATGCTCGACTTCGAGATCGAGACTTACCAGCAGTACTAG
- a CDS encoding CBS domain-containing protein — protein sequence MTTTTLRKINARDLMNPEVLTVNKDMSVRGLAAFLLDNQISGAPVAGEKGELLGVVSMTDVAAAASSDAGVATDRRNPSFYLKDLEETYGEEDVRNFHIEEPDRRVEDIMTPTVYSVEVDATVAEVAKLMLDGHLHRVLVTEDGVPIGIISTSDLLGLLVEED from the coding sequence ATGACGACGACCACCTTGCGAAAGATCAACGCCCGAGATCTCATGAATCCCGAGGTCTTGACCGTCAACAAGGACATGAGCGTGCGTGGGCTGGCGGCTTTCCTGCTCGACAACCAGATCAGCGGCGCGCCGGTTGCCGGTGAAAAGGGCGAGTTGCTCGGTGTGGTGTCGATGACCGACGTCGCCGCCGCGGCCAGCAGTGACGCCGGCGTGGCGACCGATCGCAGAAACCCGAGCTTCTATCTGAAGGACCTCGAAGAGACCTACGGCGAGGAAGACGTCCGTAACTTCCACATCGAAGAGCCCGACAGAAGAGTCGAGGACATCATGACGCCGACGGTCTACTCGGTCGAGGTGGATGCCACGGTTGCCGAGGTGGCCAAGCTCATGTTGGACGGCCACCTGCACCGGGTCCTGGTCACCGAGGACGGCGTTCCGATTGGCATCATCTCGACCTCCGATCTGCTGGGTCTGCTGGTCGAGGAAGACTGA
- a CDS encoding NmrA family NAD(P)-binding protein gives MPPNRPPSTPLLLVTGAAGKTGLAVLKHLRELDAAGPRVRALARSSRQTPALRAAGAAKTAVGDLCDPTSLARALEGADSVYHICPNVHPDEAEIGSRIIALAKAAGVRRFVLHSVLQPAIQAMPHHWAKMSVEAKLAESGLDFTVLRPAPYMQNILGQWPSIAERGVYSVPYDLATRVSMADLDDVARAATLVLTEGGHSGHSYELCAPGLLDQTEIAAVLGRALGREVRAESVDRRAWAAHSRTTGLTEHQIETLLAMFRYYERFGMTGASEDLEALLRRPPTTFARFVGRTVASGS, from the coding sequence GTGCCGCCTAATCGGCCGCCCTCCACCCCCCTGCTTCTGGTCACCGGCGCGGCCGGCAAGACGGGTCTGGCGGTCCTGAAACACCTTCGCGAGCTCGACGCCGCCGGGCCCAGAGTGCGGGCCCTGGCCCGGAGCTCCCGGCAGACACCCGCTTTGCGTGCGGCCGGGGCGGCCAAAACCGCAGTCGGCGACCTCTGCGACCCCACTTCGCTGGCCCGGGCCCTCGAGGGTGCCGATTCCGTCTACCACATCTGCCCAAACGTCCATCCCGACGAAGCGGAGATCGGCAGCCGGATCATCGCTCTGGCCAAGGCAGCCGGTGTCCGCCGTTTCGTTCTTCACTCCGTGCTGCAGCCGGCGATCCAGGCCATGCCGCACCACTGGGCCAAGATGTCGGTCGAGGCGAAGCTGGCCGAATCGGGTCTCGACTTCACGGTTCTGCGGCCCGCGCCATACATGCAGAACATCTTGGGTCAATGGCCGAGCATCGCCGAGCGCGGCGTCTACTCGGTGCCCTATGACCTGGCGACCAGGGTTTCGATGGCCGACCTCGACGACGTCGCCCGGGCCGCGACGCTGGTACTGACCGAGGGCGGACATTCCGGTCATAGCTATGAGCTCTGCGCTCCCGGCCTGCTCGATCAAACCGAGATCGCGGCAGTCCTCGGCCGCGCCCTCGGCCGGGAGGTCCGCGCCGAATCCGTCGATCGCCGGGCCTGGGCGGCGCACTCAAGAACAACCGGGCTGACCGAACACCAGATCGAAACGCTACTGGCGATGTTTCGCTACTACGAGCGCTTCGGCATGACGGGCGCCTCCGAA